TAAAATCATCAGTCTTGCTGCAGTAATGCTGTTTTCAGGACAGATTTATGCTCAAAATAAAGATATTTACACAGGAATAGAGTTTAAAATGCCACAGGTGAAAGAAACTTCTTTTCCAGCGAATACCGTTTCTATCAAAGATTTTGGAGGTGTTGCAGGAGGTAAAGTAAAAAATACAGAAGCTTTCAAAAAAGCAATCGATGCTTTGGTAAAAAAAGGAGGTGGTAAACTTGTCGTTCCAAGAGGAATGTGGTTAACCGGACCAATTATTTTGCAAAGCAACATTAATCTACATATTGAAGAAGGGGCTTTTGTGGTTTTCAGTAAAGATAAAAACGACTATCCTTTGGTAGATGTAAGTTTTGAAGGGTTGGAAACGATTCGTTGTCAATCTCCTATTTCTGCAAAAAATGCTAAAAATATTGCGATTACCGGAAAAGGAGTAATCGATGGAAGTGGTGATACATGGAGAGCCATTAAAAAAAGTAAAATGGCAGAATCTCAATGGAAAGAAATTGTAAAATCAGGCGGAATTCTTTCTGCAGACGGAAAAAACTGGTACCCATCAGAAAGTTATAAAAAAGGATTCGAAAGCAGCTCTAGCTTCAATGTCCCCGATAAAATTTCAAAATCTGAACTGGAATCTGTAAAAGATTTTCTTCGTCCGGTAATGGTGAGCATCGTTGGTTGTGACCAAGTTTTATTGGATGGACCGACTTTCCAAAATTCTCCGGCTTGGAACTTACATCCATTAATGACATCAAACCTTATTTTAAGAAATCTTACAGTAAGAAATCCGTGGTATTCTCAAAATGGTGACGGTGTAGATTTAGAATCTTGTAAAAATGTTTTGATCTACGACAATACCTTTGATGTAGGAGATGATGCAATCTGCATTAAATCAGGAAAAAATGAAGACGGAAGAAAAAGAGGAATGCCTACTGAAAATGTAATCATCAAAAATAATGTGGTTTACCATGGTCACGGAGGTTTCGTTATCGGAAGTGAAATGTCTGGTGGAGCTAGAAATATTCACGTTTCCGATTGTACATTTATTGGAACTGATATTGGTCTTCGTTTCAAAACAACTCGTGGAAGAGGTGGTATTGTTGAAAATATTTATGTAAAAAACATTGATATGATCAATATTCCGACTCAGACGATTGGTTTTAATATGTTCTACGAAGGAGCTTCTCCTGTTTTAGAAGACGGGCAAAAAGAAGAAGGCAACAAAGCTCCTGAAAAAGTATTTCCAGTAACTGAGGAAACTCCAATTTTCAGAAATATTTATTTTAAAGTTTTCAGGAAAAAGCTGTATCGGTTGAATACTAGGCTTTTATATAGATTATCAAAAAAGTCAGGTAACGATTTGGTAACGGTGCTTATTGCTTTGCTTTTCAACGTGTTTCCGTTAGCTCATAGCAAATATATGGAAATTGAAATCACAATAAAAGTTTTAAAATCAGATTTGTATTCTAAACTTAATAGATAATAAAACTGCATTAAAGCTATAAACGATAAAACAATAGTGCTATCCATTATTTTTATCGTTTATAGTTACATCAACTAACTCTATTTTTTCCAATCGTATTTAGTATGGTCACAGCCACATCTAATTTTTTTAGCGACTGTATCATAATTCTTCAACGAAACTCTTGGTCTTTTACATTCCAATTCTTGACAAATAAAAATATTTTCCAATTCCAATATGTCTGACCAAAATGCTTTTAAATCTCCTATTTTAGGATTAAATGGATTATCGTGAGAACAAATATTACCTAAAATAGAGGAACTTTCAATTCTATCAATAACTGGAAATTTAGATTTTAGATCAGTACTACATTTCTTAATCTCTGATTTAATTCCCATTATTAATTCATAAGGCATCCTATGTTCATTAGAATCATTATACTGGAAACTTAATTTGGCTTCAATGCTTACGGCTACTTCTTTTAAAGCATGTTCAAGATATCTTCTAATAGGATTCCCTAAGTTTTCAATATTACTTTCAGATAAGCATTTTTCAATTTTTTCCCTTAAATCATTAGGCTGTTCATCAAAAAAAGTTCCATTATTTTCAGTCCATTTAATCTCGTTGATTAACCAGCCTTTCTTTTTTGCCAATGGGGTAACGAAATTTGTAAACCAATCTAATTCGTGAGTAAGAAGGATAATCTGATAACCTGAAAATTTTTCGAAGATTAATTCAGCAAATCGTTTTCTATGATTTGAGTCGAAACTCGAAATAACGTCATCAAGTACAAGAAACTCATTTATATTATTAAATGCTTTTACAGAAGCTAAAAAAAAGGAAATGCCAAAACAATTTAGATGAGATTCACTAAAATATTTTTGAGGTGGAGAAACCCACTTCGCGTTATATTTGTACTCAATTGTAATTCCGTTCAATTCATCTTCTTCACCTATTGTAACAATTTTAATTTCCTGAAAAGGTTCTCCAGGATTCATATATTGATAATATTCATTAATAGTCTCCGAAAATGTATTTATAAAGTTTTCTAAACCCTCCTTTTGAACTTTTACAAACTCATTATAGATTATTTCCAGTGTTTTACGCTGGCTTTCCAATTTTATTTTTTGCTTTTCAAATTGTTTAATTTTTAGAAAGGCATCTTTTGAGGCTGATATATTCGCAAATAATTCAGTTGAGTTATCTTTTTTAAGTGTTTCCTGAATAACTTTTATTCTGCCTGAAATCACAGTTTGAAAATCAAAATCGGATAGTAATAAATCAATTGTCTCTTTACTAGGTATTTTATTTCCAGATGTTACCTTTTCAACACTTGCTTTTTGATATTCCTCTAATTTCTTCTTTATTGAACTAATACCAGTTTTTATCTTAGCATTACTATCGTCAATCATTAAACTTTCCAAAAGAAGATTATCTATCCGTTTTATCCTCTCGGTAGAAATAGAATCTGCTAATTGCTTAGCCCTATCAAAAGAAGCCTTTTTCTTGGATGACTCTTCAATCGCTTTTAATCTTTTAGTTATATCACTTTGTAAATCCTCCCTGTTTTTCGGTTGTAAACATAATGGGCAACTGTCATCTTTGTGATATTTCTTTAAAACAGTTTCGCCTGTTTTTAATAATTCATTCAAGAAGGTCTGCATAATACTTTGAACATCGTTCGCTATTTTTTCAAATTCATCATAATAGTTTGAGTAAGTATTATTTATTAATTGTATTTCTGATTTAAGTGTATTTAATATATTATTGTTTTTATCTAAAAATGAAAGTTCCTTATTAAGCTTGTCATTTGTCGACTTTTTCAAATACTCCAAAACAGTATCAATATCAGCCAAGCTTTTCACTTCTATTCCTATTTTCAGGGGTTCTATTTTTTCATTTATTTTTTCAAATAAGTTTCTTTCCTGACTGATAGAAGCTCCTAATTTTGCAATCAAAACTCCTTTTTGAGTGTTTATTTGCGCTTCAAAATTTTGATTTTTAATTTCAGTATTTATGGCTCTGTAGCTCTTCCCTAAAACTTCTTTTTTCTTTGTAACTTCTGAAAAACCAATAATATCCGATAGATACTTTAGCTTATCACTTTTAGTATCATCAATAAAATCAGTCAAATATTGATATCTTAAAAGTAGGTTTTCCTCTTTTGAGTTATTAATGTAGTTTTTAAAATCATCAGAGTTATTTGACAACCCAATTTCCAATTTATCTCTTTTTGCAAATAGCGTTTTAGCTCCATCAAGAGTTGATTCTTTAACATACGAAATATTCACTTCTGAAATATCATCCTGATTTAAAGAAGCATTTCTAAGAGCATCCTTTAAATCAATTTCACTGTTGCTGGAAAGGTGTTCAACCCGATTTGTATAAAACCATTCGATTGCATCAGAAATACTGCTTTTTCCTGTGCCATTATCACCGTACAATACAATTGACTTACCTTCTAAAGGTAAAACCAACTTATCCTTAACTCCTCTTACTCCCGAGATGTTTATGTTTTTAATTTTTACTTTCATCTTGTTCTCTCAACTTTTGGAGTTCGTTTTTAACATTGGTGTCAGTCAGTTTATCATCATTGTAGAGTTGAACTAACATTGATGCAATATTTTTATCAACATCTTTGATTTCTTCTATTCCTTTAAAAAAATCATCTAATATTTCCTTTCCTGATTTTACTTTTTCTCCCATATTCCTAATTTAGTTAAAATATTCCCAATCAACTTTAAAACTTGTTGTAAGTGTGTTATTTAAAATTTCAAACCCTGTTTTGTTATTACATATCGGGTAAACTCCAAAATTTTTCACAAAATCCAAGATGAAATAACTCTCTAAATCCTCTATTCTAAATTGCCAGATATTCCTTAACATTTCAAAATTAATATAGGTAAATAACAATGGCTCAACTTTTCGATAGTTCGTTAAGCCAACGTTTTTAGACTTACCGTCAAAATGTCCAGATAGTCTACTACCTATACTATTTGTTTTTCGCTCGCTCATTCCAATATAGAGAAGTTTTGACTTCTTAAAAGGATACTGAATATCTAAAGACTGACTAAATATAAAATACAAGCCAGCAATGCCATTTAGTGGTCTTATATTGTTTGGTTCAAATGGCATAGGGTTGTCAAAATATATAGATATCTCATTCTCCATTCTATTAAAACGCCTTAAATTTTTCTCCCATATAGTGCTTCAGATTCCATTTCTTGGTAGTGTCTAACGCACGTTCCAAGACAATAACCTTTTGGTCTGTATGAGTTTTGAAATACTCTACGGTTTCCGCTGATAACGAGCCGTCTAGACAAATTAATGTTTCTTTTTCGCCATCTGATGCTAGAAAAACTTCATTCTTCTTGAATTGCTCTTGTAGAATAGTTGTGTAATTCAGCTTAAAGCCGTTTTTAATCAATATTTCGGTAATGAGTTCATCTCGGTTGAAAGCGGTTATCAATTGTGCTTCTTTGTCGGTAATGTACTTTTTCAATGCTTCTACATTTTCCTCGTCTGATTTTTCAGGGTCAGGAGCATATTCTGCTCTTGGAAAATTAGATTTTGCTAACTTAAAGACTTTGAAACCAAGTCCATTTAGCTGATTATTTTTATCCTCCTTTTTATCAAATAAATCAGGCTGTTCACTTTCCTTTTCTTTAATGATTTTCTCGACAACTCGTTTATTACGTTCTATTGTAATATCACTGATTTTTTTAAACCCTGAGTTGTAAGCTTCGCTTTTTGAGTCTGTAGCTTCAGGAAGTTGTACTAAGATATATCTCCGATTTCCATTGTCTGCTTTATTCAGTTCTGTTACTGAATGTCCTGTAGTTCCAGAACCAGCAAAGAAGTCAAGAATAATATCATTTTTATTAGATGAAATCAAAATACATTTTTTTATTATTTCTACTGGCTTTGGGTAATCAAATATCTTTCCCCCTAAGAGATTTTTTAAATCAATAGAAGCTTTTTTATTCCCATCTATATTTTTCCACAAGTCAGATGGCTGTTTCAGCCTTCCTTCGAGATAAAACTTTAGGTATGGCTTCCAAACTGTCAATTCATTTTCTTTAGACTCTTTCCATTCAATCATCCCGTCATTCTCAAATTCTTTATATTTACTTAAGGAACATCTCCACCTGCTTTCATATCCCCCTGGTCCGATTGGAAAAACTTCCGTGTTATTTGGAGCCATTAAGGGAAAATACATACTGGGTCTATCTTCTCTTTTATCTTCCCCGCCCGTTTTCCGTAGAGGTCTAGTTAGATATTGTCCTCTTTGGTCAGATTGGTTATAAATCTGCTTATCATTATCATCAAAATCTACTCCATTAAAATCACCTTGGTCTGTTTTGGAATAAATAATTATGTAATCCAATTCAGAAACTAGCCCTCTAGTACCTTGACCTGTAGGAGTACCTGTTAATCGACTTACTTGCCCTAAAAAGTTCTCTTCTCCAAATACCTCATCACACAACTTTCTTAAATGATGTACCTCATTGTCATCAATAGAAATAAATATCATCCCATCTTCATGCAACAATTGTCTTGCAATAAGCAAACGACTGTACATCATATTCAACCAATTACTGTGAAAACGTCCGTCCGTTTCTATATTAGAATCAATTTTATAGCCATGCTCGGTTATTTCTGCATCTTCCCAATATTCTTTTCTGTCTTGATTAAACTTATCAGAATATACAAAATCGTTCCCAGTGTTATATGGTGGGTCTATGTATATACATTTTATTTGTTCCCGATAGCTTTGGCTTAATAGTTTAAGTACGGCTAAGTTTTCGCCTTCAATAATCAGGTTTTCGCTTTCGGTTGGGTTTACACTTCTGGCTTCGTCATAAATCAATGTAGCATCGGTAGGTGTGAATGCTTCACGTTTAGCGTTGCTCTTGCCAAACCAACGAAATTCATAGCGTTCTGTCTCGTTTATACTATTATAGTCAATTACTTTTTTTAGTTCATTGATATTGAGTGCGCCATCATTGGTAAACAGGTCAGGCATCAACCTTTTAAGTTGTTCTAACCGTTCTTTATTCCAATCGTGAGATTGTACATTTTCCAGTGGATTAATTATATATTCTTGATTGCTCATTATTTTTCTGTTATTGCGTTAATATCATTTACAGATTCGTCTTTAAAAAACATATAGTCTTTTACTGGTGCTTTGTATTTTACGTCTACTCCCAATGCATTGAAATGTTTAACCGCACAAAGAATTTTATACACTTCGCTTTCTTTCAATGCTTTTTTATCATTGATATCGTTAGTTCCTTTAGTTTCAATGACAAAATAAAACTCACTTTCCTTTCCATCTTTCAATTGTTTTCGTTTCATCACAATACCAAAATCTGGTTCATATTCTCCAATTGGTGTCGGAATTTTATAATAGCTAGGGAGTTTTAAGAAACAAATCAGTTCGTCATCACGGTCTGCACCTAAAGCAAACTTTCTTTCTACATCACTATCAATTAACATTTTGTCGAAAACTCCTTTTTGAGGTGTGTCCACGTAACCAGAATCATTAATATTCTTGACAAAATCATCAAATTCAAAAGGAAATGCTTCATTAGTAAGATGATAATCCAAACCACGTAGCATCTCTTCCAATTCGATATTCTTTATTAAGTTTGCTGATTGATGAATGTATTGTGGTGGATTCTTAGCAAAGTCTTCGTGATTGGTTAATTGTTTGACAATTTCAAAAAGAGAATTATAAGATAGACCAGTGTTTTCACTTAGCTCTTCCACTAAATCCAAAGGCGTATAGAAAGCTTTTAGTTTATAGGTTTCTTTTCCTGCAAATTCATCCTGAATACCAGTTTCGCTAATATTCCCGATAGTTCTGCTTGATACTTCTGCCTGATAATCGGCGATTGAAATAGCGTTTAATGCTTCTATACTCCGTGCAATCAAAGCCTGTTCGTTAAAAGCAACCGAAAAGTTTGTTTTCCTAGCCAAAGCTTTCCAAAAACGCTTGAAAGCCTGATTAATAGTTTCATTTTGATTACGTTTAAAACGAACCTCATTTTGTGGTTTGCCTTTATGCGTATGACTCATTCCTGCTCCAGCTTGTGCTGTACCATAAACTTCTTTAATTTCTTCTTGATATTGGGTTACAAAGGTTTCGTATGTTTCGTTTGGAATGACAGTTAATTGATTAACACGTTTTTCTTCTGCTACATCCAAGGCATCATAAACACGCTGTCCGTTTTGATTAACAGCAATACGCAAACCACGACCAATTTCCTGACGCTTTTTGATTTCGGAATATGAATTATTTAGCGTTGCGATGTTGAATATATTAGGATTATCCCAACCCACACCCAAGGCGGAATGGGAAAAAATAAACTCAATTTTATTCGCTACGGAATCTCCATAAGACAATAGCTCTTCTTTGTCTTTTAAAATAGCGTCAAAAACATCTGAGTTTTTACGCATTGAAGTTTCATTGTCGGTAAATTCTCCTTTCCCTGTTTTAGCAAAATAAAATCCCTGAATTCCTTCAATATGTTCATTTGATGGAATTTTTCCATCGTGAAATTCGGGATATAATGTTTTATACTTTTCTATAAACAAATTTTTAATAATAGGTTCATCACTTACGTAGTTAGCTACTTTATCTATAAAAATTAATGAAAGGCATTTAATATCCTGCATCTGTAATTTTTGCTTTTTGGTAAAATGACGGATAATCAGCCATTCCAATTGCAAAGCCCAAATACTCTCTATATTTCCTGAAGTTTGCTTCTCAAAAATTTGTGTTCCATTGGTAAAAGTTACTGACCATTTTTGTGTTCTTAAACTCTTATTGATTCGTTCAATGCTATATTTGAGATAACTTGGATTGTTGGTTATAGCCCCTAGATTATCACCATCTTTCAACCATTTGGTTTCCTTGAATTCTATCTTACCATTAGCAGATTGATGCCACGCTTTAATTTTTGCCCTGATTGGATTTTTACCGTTTTGAATTTCAGTCAATTCTAATTTCAATGTAGCTTCATCGTTCTTTTCAGTGACAGTCAATACCTCAATCTTTTTTACCAAACCTTGTCTGTAACTATCGTAAGGAGTAAGACGGTAAATAAGGTTTTTAACAATTTTATGCGTAGCAGAATATCTTAATTTGAAAAGCGGATTGAGTTTAGCAATTTGTTTAACAGAATTAACCGTATCCATTCCTTCCTGTGGTTCGTCCATCACAATTATCGGGTTTGTTCTTCCGATCGCTTCGATAAACGGGACATTAGCAAATAAATCTTCACGTTTTGATTGATTTAAGATTTTATCTTCGGAGTTAAACGAAGCCAATGTCATAATCATTATTTGAGGATGTTGCTCCTCAATAAAATTTGTTACGTTACTCAGTTTTTTACTGTTGTACTCAAATGATTTTGGAATAAAGCCGTAAATATCTTCCAATTGCTTCTCAAATGTTTTTAATGTCTTTAAAACACCCTGACGGATGGCGACTGATGGTACTAGAATGATAAATTTTGTAAAAGCATAATGTTTATATAGCTCGCAAATGGTTTTAACATAAACTAGTGTTTTACCTGTCCCTGTTTCCATTTCAATTGTTAGCTCTCTGTCCTTCGAAATCTTTGCTGTATTTTCTTCGATTCCATTTTCTATTAAAACTTCCTTCTTATTCTCTAAAACCTGTTCATCAAGTAGGGTACAATTATTAGAGCGAATACCATCAAAACAAGCATTATCAAATGTGTTTTTGATATTGCCATCAAATACTTTAACAATCGATTGAATGGCAACTTCCTGATACTTGAGTTCTTCTAATTTTATTTGCATTAATCGTTGTTATTGGTTTTATTGTTGTATTTAATTTTTTGTTCCGCTACTTTTAAAGCTTTTGTTCCCAAATCCTCATTCTTAATTTCATTTAGAATTTTGTCACTTAAATACTGAATTAAGAGGTCGTCTCTATCTAAATCGAGAATTTCGGCAAGTTTTATGATTTGTTCTTTTGTCGCTTTTCGTTCGTTTCGTTCAATTTTGCTAAGTATGGCGGTATCCACGTCCAATTCTGCACATACGTGTCGTAAAAGTAATCCTTTACGCTCCCTTGCTTCTCGGAGTATTTCACCTGTCGTTGTATTTTTTTTCATTTGTCAAAAGACAATTTTAATTTATAACTTGACTTATTTTGTCAAATATAAGAGATTGTTACGTATATTTTATGATTAATAAATTAAAAATATCTTGTACTTAACCTTAATGGCTCTAATACATATTAAGCATTTCAGATTTATACTGATATTTTAAAGATCATACGCTATAGTGATTGAATAGTTAATAAAATTCTAGGTAATTCTAATGTCTTCTTTTCCGAGGATATTGCTTTTTTTTCATTTGGTTAGCAAACTGTTCTTCTTCGTAATCCTCGCCCTGTGCATCGGGTAACAGGCTAAACAATCCCAAATCGGTATTAGGCGAATGTTCCGGTGAGAGAAACTCAAAAAGGTCTTTTTGCGGTAGGTTCTCTATTCCATTTCCTTTAGAAATGGTGTTATCTTGTATCTTTAATTCGGGTTTATTTCCGTTATTCCACCAATCATTAAATACGTTTGCCGACAAATTTCTGTCTAATTGTGAGCCGTTCCAAACGCTACGGCTTTCGTAGTCTATAAAGGTCATACCGTAAATTCGTCCTTCACTGTTTCTGCGGGTAATCGTATTAATTCCTTGTTCTGTAAGTTGTTTTCTAAACTCCATTTCGTTGCTAGTAGTGTGTATGGCAAGCTCCACCGTATTTTTCAGAACTGCCCTTACAGGCGTGGTTTTCATTTTCTCTTTGGATTTCTCGAAGTGTTTTTGCAGTTGTGCAACGCCTGCATCTTTTCCGAAAAGTGATGCTTTAAAAGGATTGCTTGCCTTATTGCCGTTCTCATCCAAAGCTAAATAGACCAATCCGTTTACAGGTTGTCCGTTCCGTTCGCCTTTGACTTCTTCTGCTGTGATGTTGAACAGAGAAAGCAAAGCATTGTAATTACCCATAGTCGAAAAGCTGTAATTCTTTGGCAAATGGCGAACTACCGAAGCAATCTGACTTTTGATGTCGCCATTTTTATGATTTATAGGCTTGAAAATTTTGTTGACTTGTTTCTGCTCCTGCTCGATGGCTTTGTTTAGGTTATATTTAGTTTCCAAATCCCGACAGATAGCCATTGAGCGTGGGTGGTCGTAATCATCGGGGATTTTCTTGCCGTCAATTCCCACGCAGGTAGAAACGATATGGATATGCGTGCGGTCTATGTCTGTATGTTTGAACACGATATACGGCTGATTGCCGTAGCCCATACGTTCCATATATTCCTGAGCCATATCCGTAAACTGCTCATCGCTGATTTTATCCGAAGGATCTGGGTTCAGCGATATATGCCGTACCGTCTTTTCCGTTTTGATATTAGCAGACAGATATGGTTCAAAGCATTTATTAAAATAGGCAACGGAATACTTACCGTCCACCGTGTCGGGTATCTTGTTCAGCAATAAAACCGCTCCGTTTTCCTTATCCACTTTTTGTTGATTGTACAAAATCGCTCCGTACATATTACTTCCCTTTCCGATTTTTGCAATCATAATTTCACTCTTTATTCAGATATTTCTTTTCAAATTCCTGTGTCAAACGGATAACTTCTTTAGTAACTTGTACCAATTCGATGGTTTCCTTTTCCAATCTAAAAAGGTAAGTTCCTGCTTTTTTCTCGGAAAAATTACGGTACAATATCTTCACAATCTGATTGTAATTTGTTCCGATTGATCGGAACTGACTAAAAAATCGCGTCAACTTTTCGTGATATTCTATTGCATCCATATCCATTTTCACGGTCTTTACCGTCTTTTGAAAGATACAGGCTGTAATAAAATGAGCAAGTGCTTTCATTCTTGACTGGTCAAAGAGGGCAAGAAATTTGGCATTATCCTCCGCATTCAAATTGATGGAATATCGATGAACCGCAGGGTCAATCTTTGGTTTTCGTCCTGTTTTCCTAATCTGTTTTCTGTTTTTCTCTTCCATAATAATCCATTTTAATTTTTAAACAAACGAGCGACTTTGGAGCCGTTTCCAGCCCCCTGCAAGGGCAAGTGCTCTTGAGGTACGGGAATTTATTTCGAGGACCTCAAGAGATAACTTGCTCTGAACAAGGGTTCAGAAAAATCCGTTTTGCCAACGGATTGTAGTTAGCAGGAAAAACCCATAGCTTCCATTACAAATTTCGGTAAGACTATTTGAATAATAGTTATTTACAACAATGACAATGAACGCCAAATTGTGCCACTGACTGCCACCCTGATTAAGATTGGGACTGCTTTTGCGTCCTTTGTATATGTTTAGCCAGCTGGTTACTTGTATCGTTAACGATGTAACCAATCAGCATAAATCCTGATTGCAAATGAGGGTGACTGATAACAAATCAACATACGTGGTTGCTGGCTAATTGCATATTTTTCAGTTAGCGAAACAGCTAATTAAGGGTATGCAAGTGCATAGGTAGATAGGTTGTTACATTGGTACAGAACATACAGCTGACTACTTAACCAACCAAACAGCTAATTGGATATAATATTAAAATTAAGAGATATGATACACGAAGAAAACAAAAATCAGCAACCCGAAAAAGAGAGTTTTTCTATTGAAAATTTCCTAACTGATGAAAAGAAAGAACCTGAACAAGAGCAGAACACTTTACCGCATAGTGATGAGCTTACTGCAATTGAAACAGGCGAAAAATCTGTAGAACCAGAAGATACAAAACCGATTGCAGGCGATACCAAAAGAACCGTTTCAAAACCAAAGAAGCTGACGAAAGAGGATTATTGCGTAACGTTCTTTAGAATCCCTAAAAGAAATGCAAGCAAAGGCAAATCGGTCTATGTACGGCAGGAACATCACGAAACATTTAACAGGCTTACCAACATTATGGGAATTGACAAGCTGACAATTTATGCTTATCTGGATAATATTATCGAATTCCACTTTCAGGAGTTCGGAGAGCTGATTAAGGAAATCTATAACGATAAGCACAAGCCGTTGTTCTGATAACGGTTTGTGTAGGCAAAGAGCCATATAATCTTTTGGATATTCATCCCTCATTGTGCCCATGAACGCCAAACAATGCCACTGACTACCACTTTGGGCAAAGGCTTCGTTTTCGGGATTAAATTCCCGAAAAACGAAAAATCATGCTACACAAAGAAACAGTCAGCAGTGAGATGTGGAAACTTCTCCATGCACTAATGAAAGATGAAATGCTGAAAGATTTTAACCTTGTAGGGGGAACTGCATTAAGTCTACAGATTGGTCACCGATTGAGTATTGATATTGACCTTTTTACAACCAAAGGCTTTGATGAACAGAAGCTATTAAAACATTTAGTCACTCAATATCCTCGGGTATTGATAAACGATATGTTTAATAATACAATCTTACTTGATATAGATAAGATTAAAGTTGATATTCTTTCGCATCAATATCCATGGCAAAAGCCAATTGAAACAAAAGATGGGATACGATTAGCATCCTTAGAGGACATAGGGGCAATGAAACTCCACGCCATATTCCAAAATGGTACACGGATTAAGGATTTTATAGATATGCATTTTCTATTAGAACACCATCCGCTTAGAACCTATTTAGAAGCATATCAAAATAAATATGGTGGTAATCCTGCAATGGCTACATACGCCTTATTGTATCACAAGAATATCGACCACGAAGCAAAAGTTAAGTTGTTAAAAGGTAAAGAGACCGATATGGAAAAAATTAATGAACGCTTAAACAAGGCGGTTCTTAATCCGTCTTTAAAATTTGGACAAATACCCGATCTGCCGAAAAAAGGTAG
Above is a genomic segment from Chryseobacterium mulctrae containing:
- a CDS encoding restriction endonuclease; translation: MQIKLEELKYQEVAIQSIVKVFDGNIKNTFDNACFDGIRSNNCTLLDEQVLENKKEVLIENGIEENTAKISKDRELTIEMETGTGKTLVYVKTICELYKHYAFTKFIILVPSVAIRQGVLKTLKTFEKQLEDIYGFIPKSFEYNSKKLSNVTNFIEEQHPQIMIMTLASFNSEDKILNQSKREDLFANVPFIEAIGRTNPIIVMDEPQEGMDTVNSVKQIAKLNPLFKLRYSATHKIVKNLIYRLTPYDSYRQGLVKKIEVLTVTEKNDEATLKLELTEIQNGKNPIRAKIKAWHQSANGKIEFKETKWLKDGDNLGAITNNPSYLKYSIERINKSLRTQKWSVTFTNGTQIFEKQTSGNIESIWALQLEWLIIRHFTKKQKLQMQDIKCLSLIFIDKVANYVSDEPIIKNLFIEKYKTLYPEFHDGKIPSNEHIEGIQGFYFAKTGKGEFTDNETSMRKNSDVFDAILKDKEELLSYGDSVANKIEFIFSHSALGVGWDNPNIFNIATLNNSYSEIKKRQEIGRGLRIAVNQNGQRVYDALDVAEEKRVNQLTVIPNETYETFVTQYQEEIKEVYGTAQAGAGMSHTHKGKPQNEVRFKRNQNETINQAFKRFWKALARKTNFSVAFNEQALIARSIEALNAISIADYQAEVSSRTIGNISETGIQDEFAGKETYKLKAFYTPLDLVEELSENTGLSYNSLFEIVKQLTNHEDFAKNPPQYIHQSANLIKNIELEEMLRGLDYHLTNEAFPFEFDDFVKNINDSGYVDTPQKGVFDKMLIDSDVERKFALGADRDDELICFLKLPSYYKIPTPIGEYEPDFGIVMKRKQLKDGKESEFYFVIETKGTNDINDKKALKESEVYKILCAVKHFNALGVDVKYKAPVKDYMFFKDESVNDINAITEK
- a CDS encoding GIY-YIG nuclease family protein, with amino-acid sequence MENEISIYFDNPMPFEPNNIRPLNGIAGLYFIFSQSLDIQYPFKKSKLLYIGMSERKTNSIGSRLSGHFDGKSKNVGLTNYRKVEPLLFTYINFEMLRNIWQFRIEDLESYFILDFVKNFGVYPICNNKTGFEILNNTLTTSFKVDWEYFN
- a CDS encoding site-specific DNA-methyltransferase → MSNQEYIINPLENVQSHDWNKERLEQLKRLMPDLFTNDGALNINELKKVIDYNSINETERYEFRWFGKSNAKREAFTPTDATLIYDEARSVNPTESENLIIEGENLAVLKLLSQSYREQIKCIYIDPPYNTGNDFVYSDKFNQDRKEYWEDAEITEHGYKIDSNIETDGRFHSNWLNMMYSRLLIARQLLHEDGMIFISIDDNEVHHLRKLCDEVFGEENFLGQVSRLTGTPTGQGTRGLVSELDYIIIYSKTDQGDFNGVDFDDNDKQIYNQSDQRGQYLTRPLRKTGGEDKREDRPSMYFPLMAPNNTEVFPIGPGGYESRWRCSLSKYKEFENDGMIEWKESKENELTVWKPYLKFYLEGRLKQPSDLWKNIDGNKKASIDLKNLLGGKIFDYPKPVEIIKKCILISSNKNDIILDFFAGSGTTGHSVTELNKADNGNRRYILVQLPEATDSKSEAYNSGFKKISDITIERNKRVVEKIIKEKESEQPDLFDKKEDKNNQLNGLGFKVFKLAKSNFPRAEYAPDPEKSDEENVEALKKYITDKEAQLITAFNRDELITEILIKNGFKLNYTTILQEQFKKNEVFLASDGEKETLICLDGSLSAETVEYFKTHTDQKVIVLERALDTTKKWNLKHYMGEKFKAF
- a CDS encoding glycoside hydrolase family 28 protein — protein: MKKSFKIISLAAVMLFSGQIYAQNKDIYTGIEFKMPQVKETSFPANTVSIKDFGGVAGGKVKNTEAFKKAIDALVKKGGGKLVVPRGMWLTGPIILQSNINLHIEEGAFVVFSKDKNDYPLVDVSFEGLETIRCQSPISAKNAKNIAITGKGVIDGSGDTWRAIKKSKMAESQWKEIVKSGGILSADGKNWYPSESYKKGFESSSSFNVPDKISKSELESVKDFLRPVMVSIVGCDQVLLDGPTFQNSPAWNLHPLMTSNLILRNLTVRNPWYSQNGDGVDLESCKNVLIYDNTFDVGDDAICIKSGKNEDGRKRGMPTENVIIKNNVVYHGHGGFVIGSEMSGGARNIHVSDCTFIGTDIGLRFKTTRGRGGIVENIYVKNIDMINIPTQTIGFNMFYEGASPVLEDGQKEEGNKAPEKVFPVTEETPIFRNIYFKVFRKKLYRLNTRLLYRLSKKSGNDLVTVLIALLFNVFPLAHSKYMEIEITIKVLKSDLYSKLNR
- a CDS encoding helix-turn-helix domain-containing protein, whose protein sequence is MKKNTTTGEILREARERKGLLLRHVCAELDVDTAILSKIERNERKATKEQIIKLAEILDLDRDDLLIQYLSDKILNEIKNEDLGTKALKVAEQKIKYNNKTNNND